Below is a genomic region from Eupeodes corollae chromosome 1, idEupCoro1.1, whole genome shotgun sequence.
gggTCTATCAAATACAACACTCAATTTTACAGATTTGGATTTTATGGGAAATTTACttacaatttgtaattattcaatgataatattcttaattttaaagcGATCTCGATGCATTTTAACTTGTTTAGAATGATGCAATTGAAGCTGCATCTACATTTGTATGAAATCCCAGTTAACTCGGAAGAGGTTTGCatttactaatttatttgattttctggAAATATTATGGCAACGCTTTTCCATAATCAAGATTACCGGTAATTCCCCAAAGAtcacatatgtatattattctACAAAATTGGATATCCACTTTTTACACATTCaagtacgtacatacatacataatgtatgtttatacatacataatgtatagttataaatatataaatatacatgtaCATGCATTtaatatcttatttttcttttgtgatACGACATGACTAAGTCTTCAATTTAAATACTTGGCGTTATCGTAGATTTCGTCGAGGGTAAACTCTATACTGAGCTGGGTGGTAGTGTGGCAGTATATTTTCACATTTCGTTTGAAGGCGTCGCCGTCGCCGGCTTAGTGATTATTTATCAgaacaaaaatccaaatttgtatttattctgacagttttgaatacaaacaaaaaaatgttcgtaATTTAGTGTGATTAAAGGCATTTTTTTTGGCACAAAGCAAATTTATCTACAAATTGATTGACATAcgtaaaaaattataattaattacgAGGCTTAACAATTGGAAAGCTTATattgttatacaaaaattctgaaattataGCTCAATTCCTACGAaggttaaaactaaaatttatatttttaaaagtttgtgttGTGTcagtttgtttaatattttcaaagagGTACCTTgtgtctttcttttttaattttctcgtTTACTtcataatatacaaatatttaatgaacaaaataaaggaTTCTTTAATCTTAAGTGGTACATTCTAATATATcctttaaagttataaaattgaCTACTTCCTGTTGTAATTTGTATAGATAGTAACTACCCATGGAAATAAATCAGTCTCGTGCATATTATccttgataattattttttgaatctcTAATTCTGATAAAATAGATGTTTTTTTGATGGGTTTTGTGtgtgttattatttattgttttagttAAAAACTGGTAGATTTTGTGGTGGTCACTTTTCTTTGGAAAAGTGACTTGAAATGTGacaatttttgacagttgttttcACCAGTGTCAATATGTCAAACATTTAATACATTGTATTTTTCATGCTAAAGAAGGTGTCAAAACAGATTATAATTGGATTAAATTTCGATTTTACCTAATATCAACCTCAAATTTATGAAAGGATACATCCCAACTCAAGAACATTggtcaggttcagacaacataagggacttcatgtCAACAACATTCTTTGAACATAAATTTCAAagttggaactttacttcactaaccttcGGCTCAttgtaaaaaaactactaaaaccTTTATTGCCTCTCCTCAGGCAAGTAAGAAGCTCATCACGATTTATCTTTTGTAATgtaaagaaataattcttatttcttttttaaattaagaaggaacccttttacagaaaacattaaatgcaattgtgcaaaaaataaataaattatagagtagtaaagctcagctttcacttgaatgaaaaaacatgatcacctgtcattttgaaataagttgacttgacttgatagttaaggagatttttcttgacttactttccatacaactttccaataaagttgccttaattggaaggcaattttttggcatctggccaatcagatactggaaacttgctttactttcaagtcccttaagTCGTCTGAACACAttttaaaacactaaaaaaaaggtatccggGTACCCTATCTACTTAAATTGAACCTATAGCTATTAAGTCAAGAATTTTGGATAATATTGaatagaattcaaatttttcactaAAAGCATTGATCACATTCGTAAAGAAAAAAGGACAGGTTCGTTGGATTACACTCACCTTTGTCTCCTTAGCCTGTGAAAAATATGTGTACGATAAAGGATTTTGTTGCTTGGGCTTATGTGGGTTTCAATggttaaaatcaatcaatttattttcgatCTATATCTGTCAAACACAAATTTCCGCTGTTTTTGCATTCCTTGGAGCAaagtaaattgatttattttttgatttaacatCAAATCGCATATCTGGATTTTTCGGCAGATTTATGCTATGAAGAGAAGACAAATccatcaaaatgtttttgaaaactcaaCGACCAAATTACCTTCagatggatttttttaattttttaatagaatttaaaatggATTTCTAATAAAGCAAAGAGGccaataaaaactcaaaaccgTTTTAACTATACCAATAAAGTAAGTAGTTTTATAGTTACCGTATTTTGTATGGCTAGTTGTCGTTTGGTGCCGTTTCGGTTTTAGCTCAACGGATAAAAGATTTTAGTTCTGTTTgctaacaaattttgttttcgaagttTCATAACAGAATTTTATAAAAGGTCGAAGAACTGAATACCAATTATAAAAGATTGCAGTTGTAGCAGAAATGaccaaattatattttctttttcttctttaatcaAGATCATacttaattgttattttttttttaaattgcaatgtaaaatattataaaaacaaactaattcaAATCATATAATAGTTACAagcttattttctaaaaaatatgtttcatgAAACCACACACGTGCCTAAAGTTATTTAATGTAGCCATTGTTCATATATTAATCTAAGCAGGTCTAACaccatatttcgaaaaaaaaattcacattcaaacaaaatagactttatttttaaaacttgtaagAGTCGttattgtaattgattttttatctcttaattgacaaaaatataGATAAACAAAACGGGTGTTTCTTTAGACGTGTCGTTTCCAATAAGAGAAGGGTCTTTTTGaaagctgtcacttgatttatatATTCTATATGGGAAGTAAAAGAAGTCTATAATGCCAAGGAAACAAATCAATATGAACGGAATATTATGGCGTATTTAACGCAAGCCTATTTAAGAATTGGCCTTACAAAAGAAACacagaattttaataacatgGATCCCTGAACTCTCAGGAAAAAGTTTTGACGAAACGAGTTTCTTCcctctgattggccagctgccaaaaatttacctcccaattaaggcaactttaatggaaagttgaggagaaagttagtcaagaaaaattaagtcaagtctacttctatcaatatgacagttgatcatgctttttcattcaactgagagctgaactttattactctatgatttatttattttttgcacaacttcatttaatgttttctgtaaatggATTCCTTGACGAGTTGACAGTAAGAAATAGGAAAAGAAATTAGTAATATTTCGttgcaataaaaaatacaaatcgtgatagacttgtagcttgcctgaggagtgttttttagacaataatgtttttggtagttgtTGTACTATGAACATAAAGTAGTGGTTTGCGAAGCAAAGTTTTGAATtggaaatttatgacacttgaaaaactaactagttgcctgggtcgaaatttacgttcaaagcatgaagttgactgcaattGAAGTCGTCTAAACCTTCCCATTTTATTGCAccatttccaaaattaattaatatgtttttgtagctctttataataattctaaaaattttaacatcaccTGCATAGATTAacgatataaaattatttaaaacagaagccaaatcattaataaataatataaacaacaatggaccaaggtgactcccttgaggtacaccagagtTGACTATAAATTGGCATAAAGGATTACTCCTGAACATAACACTATGATATGACGAAATCCACGTAATGAAACGAACTCAATTCACTGGTGACTTATGCGCCAAATTGGCTGGCTTACGCACTTAATAGTTGTCGGGAATTAGGCTGGAGTTTATTCGAGCTAGCCACGGAGGCTACTTgcccaaaatcatttttaaaacataatggcaaACCCTTATCTTCATAACAAAACTACATTCTTGGtcttaacattaaattatatttttcttaaaaaccacACGTtccaaaaaacaccctttagtcAATCTAAATACTAGTAGAAcaaactttattaatttaattaaaattaataaaagaaaaaagaaaaccgaTTCACCTGCTCAAAtaacaatattattgttttctttgtcttctttttttgaattgaaacttaaaaatgataaagaaaatatgaaatatgagaaaaatgaacacaatgaaaaataaaatgtaaaccaCATTCTAGgaaaaaacacgaaaaaataCATTACACAAAATGTTTTCGTATGATTCATTTGTTTCAAATGATGTGTCTATGCAATGAAATTCTTCTTCACAATACAAAATAACCCTTAGgtgcatcaaaataaaaacatggtatcattttctttatgtttttataataataatctttattttaacGACTTTGAAAACACAGTCAAGACAAACAATCTTATGAGGCTTAAAACGGAAATATTAAACATTGTCTCGTCACCATAAATCTTGTTTGCTATCATCAGTCAGTGAGAAGttaaatcttaataaaaaataaaaattaaattcactctCGACCGCAATGTTcgttcttttttcattttcattaatttattttctcattCATTTTCATACACAGAATATGGCAACGAATGCTGGCTACGATGATAATGGTGATACAATCGAAGCAGCGCGGGTAGGCTCAAACAATGCAAGTGATTTCTCATCATATTCAGCACAGCAAAGAGTGCCAGCGACCATCGCTTACAGTAATGACCCACAAATTGCCCCAAATGAAGGAACACATTTGAAATCAGCAAGACAAGCATATTTCAGTGATGAAAAAATTCTAATACCCGAAATTGaaaaggtttgtttttgttatccttttaaagttaaagtttcactaaaagattgtttttatttctcttaatAGGTCGGATTCAGCTTTAGAAAACTATGGGCTTTCACTGGTCCAGGGTTTCTTATGTCAATTGCTTATCTCGATCCCGGTAACATCGAATCTGATCTTCAAAGTGGTGCAGCAGCCAAGTATAAGATACTATGGGTTCTTTTCGCCGCTACAATCCTGGGATTGCTAATGCAGCGGTTATCAGCaaggtaatattatttataaacaatatttaatcgattatcttatttgaaaaataattgtctGTTTATCACAGATTAGGGGTAGTAACAGGCTTGCATTTAGCAGAAATGTGCTACAGGCAGTACAAGAAACTTCCACGCTTCGTACTTTGGATAATGATCGAAATTGCGATAATTGGTTCCGATATGCAAGAGGTTATTGGCACAGCAATTGCGATATACCTTTTATCAAATAAAGTGTAAGTGTTGCTCGAATTTTACACGTAGCCTCTTATCAAACATAGAGATTATTACTATTACGTTAAAATTTCGTTTTCAGTATACCATTGTGGGGTGGAACGCTTATCACCATTATTGACacgtttacgtttttattcttGGACAAATATGGCCTGAGAAAACTTGAATTGCTTTTTGGCGTACTTATAACTGTGATGGCTGTGACATTTAGCTTTGAGGTAattactatttattttaaaacatcctACACACCGCAGTagccaacaaacaaaaaaatgtaaacaattgatttattataattttttctatcCGCCCCTCCCGACTCGATAGCAACACAATGTATTTGtaatttcaacaatttattaaaagaccttggacaaaagaaaaaaattgaatagggGATAATATTATTGCGACCTAGCGAATTGATATCAGCAGTGTGAGATTATTTCCGCAATAATGTATTGTCTGTAATTAAAGTAACTCACTTTGATGCGGTGTATAAAGCTTTATCAATTGAATgtttaagtttgaatttgagagaaaacaattaaacaaaccGACATTGaatatgattattttatttaccttAGCACTCTTAacaaatgcatacatttttttatttttattatttatttctaatcatgtgaaattaaatccaaattaactttaaaactgtataaatatttattttataaaataattaaatggttTGATAGATCTTTACATGAAAAAAGAGGGATAGAAGTTTTCTCTAATTTTCCGATCGGAAGAAATTTAGAAAACCAAGTCTGATCGTATGTTTGATTTTGTTCGGTTTCATGTTAATAtggttttttataataatctttttaaacctttgtcaattgttttatgCTAAACTTAGACTGGATTAAAGACCATTTCACTTGTAAGCTAAAGACCAGATTGGTTttagtgaaatattttaattgagttttttttttttttcacttgggttgtattgtacaaaattatataaattttttaagttctcaatttttggatgcaaaaattaaaacgttTAAAGGGAGAGTGGGAATTTTTGTATGGGTCGTGGTCCCCCTTCCTATAGAGATGAGTCGCATATCATAAGAACGGCATTTTGACGTACATTCACGCATACtaaagtacccgtggcatgatggttagtgcgttggactgtcatgcaaggggtcttgggttcaatccatgcctgtgccaccttaatttaaaaacttaatttacgcgggtactgcctcttgcgaggaattgacaaatccttcaagagtaaatcttgtcatgaaaaagtgctttctcaaattagccagttTATGTTTTCCACGGCTACTATTGTGCTTGTTACGATTAGCAATATTTTAAGGGTAATTCCTTCTTATAATTTACGTACTCAAGACGCCGAATGGAAAATATAAAAGCAATTTATGTTTAAGAAGTATAGTAAATAAACCCCGCCCTTACCACAGCAGCACGctttacctacatttttaagatttcggTACAATTGTGTCTTAGAAATATATTCATGCATAGAAAggttaaatacaaaaagaaaaattcagtTTTCTTTAGTTAATTATCGTTATCTATGTATCATGTTCTCTAAAAAACAGTGTacgattgaaaagtaaaattggAACAAGGTTGCTCTGAAGACGCTCAGTTCAAGCTTAAGGTCAAAAACGGGTTATGTTGCATAAGGGTTTATGTAAGAGGACAGCTAGCACTTTTCGACAGTTTAACAACGAATACAAAACAGACTTATCTCGACGCAATCGTACTCATCCGAATGGTTCAAATCATTACAGAGACATATATACAAAGCTTCGTTTAAAGACATGATACGAATGGcttattaataaacaataatattacACAAACCTCTATAACAGCATGACAGATCGTCTGCCAATAAGTGGCGTTGGTATCTTCCGTAGTACAGGCCTTGTAGACACATCACAAAGTCACGATTTTGCTGTTCCATTTTGAGTAGCAAAACTACCACTCCAGTGTATAAGCAGTCGTCAACGTTTAAAACGGGTAAAGTCCAGTAGGCTCGTAGGGGTCAGAGATACAAATCAAAGAGATAACACGGAAAAAACTTTATTAGGGGCGAGCGGCAATACGAACGAAAGACTGACGGATAGAATGACTATGCCCCGTGCACCAGGGGTGTTGGGGGTGTAAGGAATGGTTCGTCTTATCCTTGGTACGTGCAAGGCCATAACGTTTGGAAAAAGGGACCAAAATTTCCATTTtccttttgaaaaatcaaaacacaatttttaataatcggATTACGGAAAGCATTCAAAATCGAACCTTACAGCTGAAAAGTTtgccaattttgaaaatcactaCTTTCTGATTGttatttgggtgtgatttaTATTGCTTATAGAAAGTACGACTTTTGACTCCATATTTTATGGCAGTGGTAAATCCTGATATAAAACGAATTTAACCCTGGACGTCTTTCACTCAACGATGAACTTCTTTAAGGTCtttcaaaataagttgtttaGCAATAAACAGTGGAACAAGATCGTCTTGTGACTTACTCTTTGTTAGGGGAAACCTTAAACATTAGActatcatttgaaaaaaaagcaattaaatttattcgTGAAATATGTATATTCATGTTCGAGCTAcacttagtccaaaaagtctccgtataGCAGCctgattttagtgttttttgaaaaaagtactaGGAAGTAATGTAAAAACGAcaacattgaaaaaaacttagttCCCACCTTTGtctttttaccaaatattaaaaaatgggattttcaaaatacttgtttaataataaaaagctgCTGACGTAGACTTTTTGGACTAGGTGTATATGCCGTTGCTGGTTTTTTTGTAGGACTATTTAACTCTTACCGGTCACATGGTGTTACGCATTACCCCAGGCTTTGTATAttccttattctgctggctgcttgtGGAagtggaaataatatttttctctcgctcacCCGAAATGTCTCCACTTTCAATACTAACGCCAATGGCTCGGCATCCGGTCGCCCTAAAAAATGTTGCTCATGAGTACTATAGTGTTCATATACAAAGCCCCAGGCTTAAAAAGTGTAATTCGAgttcttaaagttttcaaattaatacaATTAACGACATCTGACGGTGGCAGGCAAGTTTGCGAAGAGACTTCTCTACATAGTAAGCCAAAAATTGCATACCGTCGGTTTGAACTTTTGTTTCCTTGGGCTTGGGTAATTAGTTACCTCAGTCCGGCCGTAACCATTATTCAATACaaatatgctttttttttaaattgacattaaaTTAACCTACAAAAATCTTGATACATGTTAAAGAACTCTCCAACTTAAAATATACACACACTGGTTGAAATGGGTTTTTCATCTTGGGGTAATGTGTTGCCTCTATTTGGTCTGTAAAAGGTGTGGCCCCTAAGGGATAAGATAAACATGTGTCCTTACTTAAAACTTATCGCTAAACGGTATTTTAGACAGTTGATCTGTATGAATTATAACTtgtattggctgcgttcaatctcgtgttggataggtggatttttagataccttgttggaCGAGTTGGATAataacaactttcagctgttcacaaaaagcagagaaacatttaagctttgaagtcaaaattgttgttagataaaacatttaatcgataattcaactgattcgtcggactgGTCATCTATAAAACgagaacaaaacaaatcaattctgaagtttaaaaaaataggtcataattaccttctaacattcggaggcaaatagctttttaaacgTCTATTATCTACAGAAAATCCTCAaattcaacttcaactaacattttgtacctttttgtttaccaacaaatacgaaaggctgaaataaattttcaagtttcttgaaattcaaccatgtgttgaatatGCTATTCTGTCAGATAcatacataccccagaaattcttggatacatttggattccttttttgacatctcagctgtttttgatcagttgttattttacacgtaaaagaCTAATAAAAAGGTATctggataccctatctgtcagAGATTGAGCGCAGCCATTATCTTACTCCCGTTTATAAGCTATAGTAATGTACGTATGTACGTGCAGAGGCCCTATTAtttaactcgattctacaatcaAACTGCTCGATTTCGAAAAATTGCTACTcggtatctatttgactactttcgaaccaacgagaatcgaatagttctagtattcatttcaaaattcgtCATCAGCggcacatgactctttcgattgaaggcaaaacttcggcaagtatttttgacatggtttgctgtgcaagtccagcgttcttgtcaccaccgatttGGTTTCCTGTTTCCAAAAACTTCAATGCTGCTTCTAACTTAATGATGATCGGTAATGATATGttgttaagtaagaacataaatccgtcttAAGAAAAACGatagttcttaaaaaactaagacaaaattacatatttttcattaagaatgttttgaaatattctaccgtatatacatatgtatgtatatgctcAAACCTTTTCTCACACAGCTCCATTATGTTGGATTATCTCTTATTCTTTTACAATCAATTTGCTCGTACAGCTCTtaatttccttgcaaattaaaccaaattccaacggtgtccatttttgtaataattattcttgtccaaaaatttgatgttttatttttgtttctaaaactgtcaaacaactcgatttttgtttttaaaactgtcaaacaactcaATACTTGTTCGAAAGTacgactttttttgaaaataagtccgattctactttcatacgtagtacgatttgaaagtagaatcggaaatgagtttctaatagaatcaaaagtagaatcgagtaacatagtagggccccagtaTTTTTTGCTGTATCAGTTTTTGAAGAATCAAAACAATGAATTGAGTAGTCATTCACCGAACAGTCTTGGTTTGACATCTTACGAATATTTCTTGTTTCCAAtacattaaaagtaaattttataagaatacgGTATTCTACACCAGAACCAGCCTAAAAAAGCCAAGAACTATTGAGGGTGTCTTCAAGAATATGTTGgacaaaagttttcaattaaatagtATCGTCCAAAGTTGAATTCTATTGCAAAcccataatatttttaattttattttgcataaaaagaatcataaagtaaaataaattcctTTCTAGTATGTTGTCTCAAAACCTGATCAAATTGAAGTCTTAAAGGGAATGTTCATCCCTTGGTGTAGTGGATGCGATTCCAAAGTTTTTCTCCAGGCAGTTGGAGTTGTTGGAGCTGTCATAATGCCACATAACTTATACCTGCATTCAGCCTTGGTTaaggtaaacaaacaaaatactttaaCCAATCAGTatcaataagaaataaatataataataattttaaatttcttacagTCTCGTGATGTTGACCGAACTAAGACAAATAAAGTTCGTGAAGCAAATTACTATTTCTTCATTGAGGCAACCGTTGCTCTTCTA
It encodes:
- the LOC129942914 gene encoding protein Malvolio isoform X1 — translated: MATNAGYDDNGDTIEAARVGSNNASDFSSYSAQQRVPATIAYSNDPQIAPNEGTHLKSARQAYFSDEKILIPEIEKVGFSFRKLWAFTGPGFLMSIAYLDPGNIESDLQSGAAAKYKILWVLFAATILGLLMQRLSARLGVVTGLHLAEMCYRQYKKLPRFVLWIMIEIAIIGSDMQEVIGTAIAIYLLSNKVIPLWGGTLITIIDTFTFLFLDKYGLRKLELLFGVLITVMAVTFSFEYVVSKPDQIEVLKGMFIPWCSGCDSKVFLQAVGVVGAVIMPHNLYLHSALVKSRDVDRTKTNKVREANYYFFIEATVALLVSLVINVFVVAVFAHGLYGKTNQEVLDVCVNQTMYPDAQHSFVDNNNGTDIVNADLYKAGLFLGCTFGAAAMIIWAVGILAAGQSSTMTGTYAGQFCMEGFLNLQWPRWKRVFVTRFIAIVPTFCVAFFSKIEDLTGMNDILNAVMMLQLPFAVIPTVAFTSSVAIMGDFVNGLANKIFSIIVCIVVIGINLYFVIDQVRGADLDTLLLVLICIFSILYLLFNIYLVIHMSACMGSQRINDSPWVKRLVLPSQDGFSMNGVSSPYASELTIYNGEMTGYPTKR
- the LOC129942914 gene encoding protein Malvolio isoform X4; the encoded protein is MATNAGYDDNGDTIEAARVGSNNASDFSSYSAQQRVPATIAYSNDPQIAPNEGTHLKSARQAYFSDEKILIPEIEKVGFSFRKLWAFTGPGFLMSIAYLDPGNIESDLQSGAAAKYKILWVLFAATILGLLMQRLSARLGVVTGLHLAEMCYRQYKKLPRFVLWIMIEIAIIGSDMQEVIGTAIAIYLLSNKVIPLWGGTLITIIDTFTFLFLDKYGLRKLELLFGVLITVMAVTFSFEYVVSKPDQIEVLKGMFIPWCSGCDSKVFLQAVGVVGAVIMPHNLYLHSALVKSRDVDRTKTNKVREANYYFFIEATVALLVSLVINVFVVAVFAHGLYGKTNQEVLDVCVNQTMYPDAQHSFVDNNNGTDIVNADLYKAGLFLGCTFGAAAMIIWAVGILAAGQSSTMTGTYAGQFCMEGFLNLQWPRWKRVFVTRFIAIVPTFCVAFFSKIEDLTGMNDILNAVMMLQLPFAVIPTVAFTSSVAIMGDFVNGLANKIFSIIVCIVVIGINLYFVIDQVRGADLDTLLLVLICIFSILYLLFNIYLVIHMSACMGSQRINDSPWVKRLVLPSQDGFSMNGVSSPYARMDVQDDA
- the LOC129942914 gene encoding protein Malvolio isoform X2 → MATNAGYDDNGDTIEAARVGSNNASDFSSYSAQQRVPATIAYSNDPQIAPNEGTHLKSARQAYFSDEKILIPEIEKVGFSFRKLWAFTGPGFLMSIAYLDPGNIESDLQSGAAAKYKILWVLFAATILGLLMQRLSARLGVVTGLHLAEMCYRQYKKLPRFVLWIMIEIAIIGSDMQEVIGTAIAIYLLSNKVIPLWGGTLITIIDTFTFLFLDKYGLRKLELLFGVLITVMAVTFSFEYVVSKPDQIEVLKGMFIPWCSGCDSKVFLQAVGVVGAVIMPHNLYLHSALVKSRDVDRTKTNKVREANYYFFIEATVALLVSLVINVFVVAVFAHGLYGKTNQEVLDVCVNQTMYPDAQHSFVDNNNGTDIVNADLYKAGLFLGCTFGAAAMIIWAVGILAAGQSSTMTGTYAGQFCMEGFLNLQWPRWKRVFVTRFIAIVPTFCVAFFSKIEDLTGMNDILNAVMMLQLPFAVIPTVAFTSSVAIMGDFVNGLANKIFSIIVCIVVIGINLYFVIDQVRGADLDTLLLVLICIFSILYLLFNIYLVIHMSACMGSQRINDSPWVKRLVLPSQDGFSMNGVSSPYASLSYNLRSYNT
- the LOC129942914 gene encoding protein Malvolio isoform X5 yields the protein MATNAGYDDNGDTIEAARVGSNNASDFSSYSAQQRVPATIAYSNDPQIAPNEGTHLKSARQAYFSDEKILIPEIEKVGFSFRKLWAFTGPGFLMSIAYLDPGNIESDLQSGAAAKYKILWVLFAATILGLLMQRLSARLGVVTGLHLAEMCYRQYKKLPRFVLWIMIEIAIIGSDMQEVIGTAIAIYLLSNKVIPLWGGTLITIIDTFTFLFLDKYGLRKLELLFGVLITVMAVTFSFEYVVSKPDQIEVLKGMFIPWCSGCDSKVFLQAVGVVGAVIMPHNLYLHSALVKSRDVDRTKTNKVREANYYFFIEATVALLVSLVINVFVVAVFAHGLYGKTNQEVLDVCVNQTMYPDAQHSFVDNNNGTDIVNADLYKAGLFLGCTFGAAAMIIWAVGILAAGQSSTMTGTYAGQFCMEGFLNLQWPRWKRVFVTRFIAIVPTFCVAFFSKIEDLTGMNDILNAVMMLQLPFAVIPTVAFTSSVAIMGDFVNGLANKIFSIIVCIVVIGINLYFVIDQVRGADLDTLLLVLICIFSILYLLFNIYLVIHMSACMGSQRINDSPWVKRLVLPSQDGFSMNGVSSPYASYNT
- the LOC129942914 gene encoding protein Malvolio isoform X3, encoding MATNAGYDDNGDTIEAARVGSNNASDFSSYSAQQRVPATIAYSNDPQIAPNEGTHLKSARQAYFSDEKILIPEIEKVGFSFRKLWAFTGPGFLMSIAYLDPGNIESDLQSGAAAKYKILWVLFAATILGLLMQRLSARLGVVTGLHLAEMCYRQYKKLPRFVLWIMIEIAIIGSDMQEVIGTAIAIYLLSNKVIPLWGGTLITIIDTFTFLFLDKYGLRKLELLFGVLITVMAVTFSFEYVVSKPDQIEVLKGMFIPWCSGCDSKVFLQAVGVVGAVIMPHNLYLHSALVKSRDVDRTKTNKVREANYYFFIEATVALLVSLVINVFVVAVFAHGLYGKTNQEVLDVCVNQTMYPDAQHSFVDNNNGTDIVNADLYKAGLFLGCTFGAAAMIIWAVGILAAGQSSTMTGTYAGQFCMEGFLNLQWPRWKRVFVTRFIAIVPTFCVAFFSKIEDLTGMNDILNAVMMLQLPFAVIPTVAFTSSVAIMGDFVNGLANKIFSIIVCIVVIGINLYFVIDQVRGADLDTLLLVLICIFSILYLLFNIYLVIHMSACMGSQRINDSPWVKRLVLPSQDGFSMNGVSSPYASGVTTKIGLS